From a single Maritimibacter sp. DP1N21-5 genomic region:
- a CDS encoding isoprenylcysteine carboxylmethyltransferase family protein, with protein MSFGTLLDAALAEETIFVNKAIWRNKVARGILLLREIDIPPLWLVICLGLAFALDRAAITPGFGMPSLRWLGAGLVVIGLLAMLAAVIELLRRRTTFVPRRAPTAFAVRGIYRLSRNPIYLGDALVLTGAILWWDVPVGLVLVPVFMWFITRRYIRQEEAGLIAAFGDEARRYFEDVRRWL; from the coding sequence ATGTCCTTCGGCACTTTGCTCGATGCTGCGCTTGCAGAAGAAACAATATTCGTCAATAAAGCGATCTGGAGAAATAAAGTTGCGCGAGGGATTCTGCTGCTGCGCGAAATTGACATACCGCCGCTCTGGCTCGTGATCTGCCTTGGTCTGGCTTTCGCGCTGGACCGGGCCGCGATCACGCCCGGCTTCGGGATGCCCTCGCTCCGCTGGCTCGGGGCGGGGCTGGTCGTTATCGGACTGCTCGCGATGCTAGCCGCCGTGATCGAGTTGCTTCGCAGGCGCACCACCTTCGTGCCGCGCCGTGCGCCGACGGCCTTTGCCGTACGGGGAATCTATCGCCTCAGCCGCAACCCGATCTATCTGGGCGATGCGCTGGTGCTGACAGGCGCGATCCTGTGGTGGGATGTGCCGGTGGGCCTTGTGCTCGTGCCGGTCTTCATGTGGTTCATCACCCGCCGCTACATTCGGCAGGAAGAGGCAGGATTGATCGCGGCCTTCGGTGACGAGGCGCGGCGATACTTCGAAGATGTACGGCGCTGGTTGTGA
- a CDS encoding Re/Si-specific NAD(P)(+) transhydrogenase subunit alpha gives MKIGVPKEVLAGENRVAMTPESAGMLQKLGYDCLIETKAGEAAGFADALYEAAGVTVVKTTAALWKEADIIAKVRIPTEAELKRLTADKTLITFFNPGGNAEGLEAAKAKGATVIAMEMVPRISRAQKMDALSSMANIAGYRAVIEAGNNFGRFFTGQVTAAGKVPPAKVLVVGAGVAGLAAVGTSVSLGAITYAFDVRPEVAEQVESMGAEFVYLDFEEEQADGAATGGYAAVSSPEFREAQLAKFRELAPDMDIVITTALIPNREAPKLWLEDMVKAMKPGSVIVDLAAEKGGNVEGTVMDEKVVTDNGVTIVGYTDFPSRMATQSSTLYANNIRHMMTDLTPEKDGKINVNMEDDVIRGATVTHAGEITFPPPPPKVQAIATQKREKPKELTAEEKKAKEVAAFKAQTRNQVTLLAVGGALILLAGLFAPASFMQHFIVFVLAVFVGFQVIWGVAHSLHTPLMAVTNAISSIIILGALMQIGSGSFLVIVLAALSVFMAGINIFGGFLVTRRMLAMFQKS, from the coding sequence GTGAAGATCGGGGTACCGAAGGAAGTCCTCGCGGGCGAGAACCGCGTGGCCATGACGCCCGAATCTGCGGGCATGCTGCAGAAATTGGGCTATGACTGCTTGATCGAGACGAAGGCGGGGGAAGCTGCCGGGTTCGCGGATGCGCTTTACGAAGCGGCAGGCGTGACAGTGGTGAAGACCACGGCGGCGCTGTGGAAAGAGGCCGACATCATCGCCAAGGTGCGCATCCCGACGGAGGCCGAACTCAAGCGACTGACGGCGGACAAGACGCTGATCACCTTCTTCAATCCCGGCGGCAACGCCGAGGGGCTGGAGGCCGCCAAGGCCAAGGGGGCCACCGTCATCGCGATGGAGATGGTGCCGCGGATTTCGCGCGCGCAGAAGATGGATGCGCTGTCGTCAATGGCGAACATCGCGGGCTACCGTGCCGTGATCGAGGCGGGCAACAACTTCGGCCGCTTTTTCACCGGTCAGGTGACCGCCGCCGGTAAAGTGCCGCCGGCCAAGGTGCTGGTCGTTGGCGCCGGCGTGGCCGGTCTTGCGGCCGTGGGCACCTCGGTGTCGCTGGGCGCGATCACCTACGCCTTTGACGTGCGACCGGAAGTGGCCGAGCAGGTCGAATCCATGGGGGCCGAGTTCGTCTATCTCGACTTCGAGGAAGAGCAGGCCGATGGCGCCGCGACGGGTGGCTACGCCGCCGTATCCTCGCCCGAGTTCCGCGAAGCCCAGCTCGCCAAGTTCCGCGAGCTCGCACCGGACATGGACATCGTGATCACCACGGCGCTCATTCCGAACCGCGAAGCGCCGAAGCTCTGGCTCGAGGACATGGTCAAGGCGATGAAGCCGGGCTCCGTGATCGTCGACCTCGCCGCTGAGAAGGGCGGGAACGTCGAAGGCACGGTGATGGACGAGAAGGTCGTGACCGACAACGGCGTGACCATCGTGGGCTACACCGACTTCCCGAGCCGGATGGCGACGCAGTCCTCGACGCTCTATGCCAACAACATCCGTCACATGATGACCGATCTGACCCCCGAGAAGGACGGCAAGATTAACGTCAACATGGAAGACGACGTGATCCGGGGCGCGACGGTGACCCATGCGGGCGAGATCACCTTCCCGCCGCCGCCGCCCAAGGTTCAGGCCATCGCGACGCAGAAACGCGAGAAGCCCAAAGAGCTGACCGCGGAAGAGAAAAAGGCCAAGGAGGTCGCGGCCTTCAAGGCGCAGACGCGCAATCAGGTCACGCTTCTCGCCGTCGGCGGTGCGCTGATCCTGCTCGCGGGTCTCTTCGCACCCGCGAGCTTCATGCAGCACTTCATCGTCTTCGTGCTGGCGGTCTTCGTCGGTTTCCAGGTGATCTGGGGCGTCGCGCATTCGTTGCACACGCCGCTGATGGCCGTCACGAACGCGATCTCGTCGATCATTATTCTGGGCGCGCTGATGCAGATCGGATCGGGCAGCTTCCTGGTGATCGTTCTCGCCGCGCTGTCGGTCTTCATGGCTGGCATCAACATCTTCGGCGGCTTCCTCGTCACGCGGCGCATGCTCGCCATGTTCCAGAAATCGTAA
- a CDS encoding NAD(P)(+) transhydrogenase (Re/Si-specific) subunit beta has translation MEYGFTTAAYVVAAVLFILALGGLSGQESAKRAVWYGIVGMALAVIATLVGPGAGLWLLSLVLIAAGGIIGFYVAKRVQMTEMPQLVAAMHSLVGLAAVFVGFNAHFEMIRVAEIMASAPTSLTETGLDAWLHDQNFGTFAGLIAHKTAAELNILRIELFLGIFIGAVTFTGSVIAYGKLAGKVSSLAKKLPGGHVLNAGAAIISVIALIWYFNTGTFLPLAIMTLLALFIGYHLIMGIGGADMPVVVSMLNSYSGWAAAAIGFSLGNDLLIVVGALVGSSGAILSYIMCKAMNRSFISVILGGFGGTSGPAMEIEGEQKPIDADSVAQALKEADSVVIVPGYGMAVAQAQGAVSDLTSKLRSQGKSVRFAIHPVAGRLPGHMNVLLAEAKVPYDIVLEMDEINDDFPSTDVVIVIGSNDIVNPAAQEDPNSPIAGMPVLEVWKAKQVFVSKRGQGTGYSGIENPLFYKDNTRMFYGDAKDSVSSLLPLIS, from the coding sequence ATGGAATACGGATTCACGACGGCGGCCTATGTGGTCGCGGCGGTCCTCTTCATCCTCGCGCTGGGCGGCCTCTCGGGGCAGGAAAGCGCGAAACGCGCCGTTTGGTATGGCATCGTGGGCATGGCGCTTGCCGTGATCGCGACGCTGGTCGGCCCCGGCGCGGGTCTCTGGCTGCTGTCGCTCGTTCTGATCGCGGCGGGGGGCATCATCGGCTTCTACGTCGCGAAGCGCGTGCAAATGACGGAAATGCCGCAACTCGTCGCGGCGATGCACTCGCTCGTCGGTCTGGCGGCGGTCTTCGTCGGCTTCAACGCGCATTTCGAGATGATCCGAGTGGCCGAGATCATGGCCTCCGCGCCGACGTCTCTCACCGAAACGGGATTGGACGCCTGGCTTCATGACCAGAACTTCGGCACCTTCGCCGGTCTGATCGCGCACAAGACGGCGGCCGAGCTCAATATCCTCAGGATCGAGCTGTTCCTCGGGATCTTCATCGGTGCGGTGACCTTCACCGGGTCTGTGATCGCCTATGGCAAGCTCGCGGGCAAGGTCAGCTCGCTGGCCAAGAAACTGCCGGGCGGACATGTCCTGAACGCGGGGGCCGCGATCATCTCGGTCATCGCGCTCATCTGGTACTTCAACACGGGCACCTTCCTGCCGCTCGCGATAATGACGCTCCTCGCGCTCTTCATCGGGTATCACCTGATCATGGGGATCGGCGGGGCCGACATGCCGGTCGTGGTGTCGATGCTCAACTCGTATTCGGGCTGGGCGGCGGCTGCCATCGGCTTCTCGCTCGGCAATGACCTCCTCATCGTGGTCGGTGCGTTGGTGGGCTCGTCGGGTGCGATCCTGTCCTACATCATGTGCAAGGCGATGAACCGTTCGTTCATCAGCGTCATCCTCGGTGGCTTCGGCGGCACCTCTGGCCCCGCGATGGAAATCGAGGGCGAGCAGAAGCCGATCGACGCCGACAGCGTGGCGCAGGCCTTGAAAGAGGCGGACTCCGTGGTGATCGTGCCCGGCTACGGCATGGCCGTGGCGCAGGCGCAGGGGGCGGTTTCGGACCTCACCTCCAAGCTGCGTTCGCAGGGCAAATCCGTGCGCTTCGCGATCCACCCCGTGGCGGGCCGTCTGCCAGGGCACATGAACGTGCTTCTGGCCGAGGCCAAAGTGCCCTACGACATCGTGCTCGAAATGGACGAGATCAACGACGACTTCCCGTCCACGGACGTGGTCATCGTCATCGGCTCGAACGATATCGTGAACCCGGCCGCGCAGGAAGATCCGAACAGCCCCATCGCCGGGATGCCGGTTCTCGAAGTCTGGAAGGCCAAGCAGGTCTTCGTGTCCAAACGCGGGCAGGGCACCGGTTACTCGGGCATCGAGAACCCGCTGTTCTACAAGGACAACACACGCATGTTCTACGGCGATGCCAAGGACAGCGTGTCGAGCCTGCTGCCGCTGATCTCCTGA
- a CDS encoding helix-hairpin-helix domain-containing protein, protein MHELSSISGIGPAMLAQLAGIGINDVEGLAQADVMLLTTVRGISPERAEAFKAEARVILTAAEIAAKAVGSDVVEVATVTTDAASPETPASKVVGFRPSLIEGGEKAASKRKSAEQEKPEAYKDKPGKARRKALKADVKLAEAKLARQKKKLKKAEKALRKAK, encoded by the coding sequence ATGCACGAACTATCATCCATTTCCGGGATCGGCCCCGCGATGCTCGCCCAGTTGGCGGGGATCGGGATCAACGATGTCGAAGGGCTGGCGCAGGCCGATGTGATGCTTCTGACCACCGTGCGGGGCATTTCGCCCGAGCGGGCGGAAGCCTTCAAGGCCGAGGCGCGGGTGATCCTCACCGCGGCCGAGATCGCGGCGAAAGCGGTCGGGTCGGATGTCGTCGAAGTCGCGACCGTGACCACCGACGCAGCGTCCCCTGAAACACCGGCGAGCAAGGTCGTCGGGTTCCGCCCCTCGCTGATCGAGGGCGGCGAGAAAGCCGCCTCCAAACGCAAATCCGCCGAGCAGGAAAAACCCGAAGCGTACAAGGATAAACCCGGCAAGGCCAGGCGCAAGGCGCTCAAGGCCGACGTGAAGCTGGCCGAGGCAAAGTTGGCGCGTCAAAAGAAGAAGCTCAAGAAAGCCGAGAAGGCGCTTCGCAAGGCGAAATGA